A genomic stretch from Chitinophaga agri includes:
- a CDS encoding putative signal transducing protein, with amino-acid sequence MEKDWVKIYNTNQVFRAEIIKGMLEENGINVVLVNRQDSSYLVALPGMAELFVHNSQEADARRLLEQNPEALS; translated from the coding sequence ATGGAAAAAGACTGGGTTAAAATTTATAATACTAACCAGGTGTTCCGGGCTGAGATCATAAAAGGAATGCTGGAAGAAAACGGCATTAATGTGGTCCTCGTGAACAGACAGGACTCTTCCTATCTGGTGGCATTACCAGGCATGGCCGAATTGTTCGTACACAATTCCCAGGAAGCGGACGCCCGCCGGCTGCTGGAACAAAATCCGGAAGCCTTGTCCTGA
- a CDS encoding phosphatidate cytidylyltransferase has product MKTFFTRTATALVFVVVMLGGILYSPFTFFLLFFLINFFALQEYFKLIRHIDPDYNNISGWHKTGLLVASCALMMAFTGEHFSSTANLSLGFLGWWMTVIFLLIMPIGEILLSKDFQLKNMGYSALGLAYITLSLGLLVHLCLNYRTIQFTETATGTGPGWLIPMLLIAFIWINDTMAYIVGSLIGRTPFAPAISPKKTIEGTVGGMILAVAAAGIYGHFWGGQYLALQHWLVLAGIAATFGTAGDLIESKLKRMAGVKDSGSIMPGHGGFMDRFDSLLLAAPFAWLYVHFFAMI; this is encoded by the coding sequence ATGAAAACATTTTTTACCCGTACTGCTACCGCTCTTGTCTTTGTGGTGGTCATGCTAGGCGGGATACTGTATAGTCCTTTTACTTTTTTCCTGTTGTTCTTTCTGATCAACTTCTTTGCGCTGCAGGAATATTTTAAACTGATCCGTCATATTGACCCGGATTATAATAATATCTCCGGCTGGCATAAAACAGGCCTGCTGGTAGCCAGCTGTGCCTTGATGATGGCGTTTACAGGAGAGCATTTTTCGTCTACAGCCAATCTCTCACTGGGTTTTCTCGGCTGGTGGATGACCGTAATCTTCCTGTTGATCATGCCTATTGGCGAAATCCTGCTCAGTAAGGACTTTCAGCTTAAGAATATGGGCTATTCCGCACTGGGATTAGCCTACATCACTCTTTCACTGGGCTTGCTGGTGCACCTGTGCCTGAACTACCGTACAATCCAGTTTACCGAAACGGCAACTGGTACTGGTCCGGGATGGCTGATCCCGATGTTGCTCATTGCTTTTATCTGGATCAATGATACCATGGCATATATTGTAGGTTCTCTGATCGGTCGCACACCTTTCGCACCTGCTATTTCCCCTAAAAAGACCATTGAGGGTACCGTAGGGGGAATGATCCTTGCTGTGGCTGCGGCAGGTATATATGGTCATTTCTGGGGAGGCCAATACCTGGCTCTGCAGCACTGGCTGGTACTGGCAGGTATTGCGGCGACCTTCGGAACGGCCGGCGATCTCATCGAGTCCAAACTGAAACGTATGGCGGGTGTCAAAGATTCCGGCAGTATTATGCCCGGCCATGGCGGGTTCATGGATCGCTTCGATTCTTTGCTGCTGGCGGCTCCATTCGCCTGGTTATATGTACATTTCTTCGCAATGATTTAA
- a CDS encoding phosphatidylserine decarboxylase family protein has translation MKIHREGLGTILLTFAVLALINGAVFYFLGQMPLLCRIVAAFSLVLFLFIISFFRIPNREMKLDESLVIAPCDGKVVVIEETYEPEYFKDKRLQVSIFMSPANVHVNRNPISGQVKLSQYHAGKFLVAWHPKSSTENERHTVVIGNSKADVLVRQIAGALARRIVNYLKPGMQVTQNDELGFIKFGSRVDIFLPVGTKVSVQMDQVVRGGQTVIANI, from the coding sequence ATGAAGATCCACCGAGAAGGATTAGGCACCATTTTACTGACATTTGCTGTTCTGGCACTGATCAACGGCGCTGTTTTCTATTTTTTAGGGCAAATGCCACTGCTTTGCAGAATCGTGGCTGCTTTTTCCCTGGTATTATTTCTTTTCATCATTTCTTTCTTCCGTATTCCGAACAGAGAGATGAAACTAGACGAATCCCTGGTAATAGCTCCTTGTGATGGAAAAGTTGTGGTGATTGAAGAAACCTATGAGCCTGAGTATTTCAAAGACAAACGCTTACAGGTCTCCATTTTCATGAGCCCTGCCAATGTGCATGTAAACAGAAACCCGATCAGCGGTCAGGTGAAATTATCTCAGTATCATGCTGGTAAATTCCTGGTAGCCTGGCATCCAAAGTCCTCAACCGAGAATGAGCGTCACACAGTAGTAATAGGCAACAGCAAAGCAGACGTTCTGGTAAGACAGATCGCAGGTGCACTGGCGCGCCGTATTGTGAACTATCTGAAACCTGGTATGCAGGTAACACAGAACGATGAACTGGGCTTCATCAAGTTCGGTTCCCGGGTTGACATCTTCCTGCCAGTAGGTACCAAAGTATCTGTACAAATGGACCAGGTAGTTCGTGGTGGTCAGACAGTGATCGCTAACATATAA
- a CDS encoding YjjG family noncanonical pyrimidine nucleotidase gives MKYKHIFFDLDHTLWDFETNAYLVLEQLYHAHNLEARGVTSFKDFHSVYMVHNEKLWDRFRKGYITRNDLRNKRFRLTLLDFRIGDEKLCEALGCQFLEQLPTQTALFPHAKEVLEYLAAKNYPIHMITNGFEEVQYLKMKSSGIDHFFTHVITSESAGSLKPYREIFDYAVAKAGATAETSIMIGDTLDVDILGARNAGIDQVYFNNQVPVTGDPKPTYVINSLHELKDIL, from the coding sequence ATGAAATACAAACATATATTTTTCGATCTGGACCATACGTTATGGGATTTTGAAACCAATGCTTACCTGGTGCTGGAACAACTGTATCACGCACATAACCTGGAAGCCCGTGGAGTAACCTCTTTCAAGGATTTTCACAGTGTCTATATGGTACACAATGAAAAGCTCTGGGACCGTTTCAGGAAGGGGTATATTACCAGGAATGATCTGCGTAACAAGCGTTTCCGGTTGACATTACTGGACTTTAGGATCGGTGATGAAAAATTATGTGAGGCGCTTGGCTGTCAGTTCCTGGAGCAGCTGCCTACCCAGACAGCTTTGTTTCCACACGCGAAAGAAGTACTGGAATACCTGGCTGCTAAAAACTACCCTATCCATATGATTACCAATGGATTTGAAGAAGTGCAGTACCTGAAGATGAAAAGTTCTGGCATAGACCATTTCTTTACACATGTGATCACATCAGAATCAGCCGGTAGTCTTAAACCATACAGAGAGATCTTCGACTATGCGGTGGCGAAAGCAGGGGCTACTGCGGAAACCAGTATAATGATCGGCGATACGCTGGATGTTGATATTCTGGGCGCAAGAAATGCAGGGATAGATCAGGTATATTTTAACAATCAGGTGCCTGTGACCGGAGATCCGAAGCCAACCTATGTGATCAATAGCCTGCATGAACTGAAAGACATCCTCTAA
- a CDS encoding SDR family oxidoreductase yields MNAVITGSSKGIGKAIAEKLAKEGFNVAICARNAAMLEKAAADIRAVNPAVKVLAVPVDMGKKEEVIAFARQISATFSTVDILVNNAGLFVPGSLHEQEDGLLESLMATNVYSAYHLTRQLLAGMKTNRKGHIFNMCSTASYTSYPNGGAYSITKFALLGFSKNLREELKSHNIKVTSLSPGPTLTASWEGFEAPPRRMMEPADVANLLWGAYTLSEQAVVEEVIMRPMLGDIS; encoded by the coding sequence ATGAACGCAGTTATCACAGGCTCAAGTAAAGGAATAGGTAAGGCTATAGCGGAGAAGCTGGCCAAAGAAGGATTTAATGTCGCTATCTGTGCAAGAAATGCTGCCATGCTTGAAAAAGCGGCGGCCGATATCCGGGCGGTTAACCCCGCAGTCAAAGTACTGGCCGTTCCGGTAGATATGGGCAAAAAAGAAGAAGTGATCGCATTTGCCCGACAGATCAGCGCCACTTTTTCCACAGTAGATATCCTTGTCAACAATGCAGGTTTATTTGTACCCGGCTCACTGCATGAGCAGGAAGACGGGCTGCTGGAAAGCCTGATGGCCACCAACGTCTATAGTGCATATCACCTTACCCGCCAGCTACTGGCTGGTATGAAGACAAACAGAAAAGGTCATATTTTTAACATGTGTTCTACCGCCAGTTATACCTCATATCCCAATGGCGGTGCTTACAGCATTACAAAATTTGCCCTGTTGGGATTCTCCAAAAATCTAAGGGAAGAATTAAAATCACACAACATTAAGGTCACCTCACTGAGCCCCGGACCGACCTTAACCGCATCATGGGAAGGCTTTGAAGCGCCGCCCCGCAGGATGATGGAACCAGCCGATGTTGCGAACCTGTTATGGGGGGCCTACACCTTGTCAGAACAGGCAGTAGTAGAAGAGGTGATCATGCGACCAATGCTGGGAGACATTTCATAA
- a CDS encoding BatD family protein: MNVTTVSIRKFVLSLFFCLGAITCLQAQEFRFTTTVSSDRVALDEPFQIQFMLENAPNVTSFSPPAFNDFEILQGPSQMQGQSIMNGRRSEYIALIYVIQARKVGNFTLPGATARSDGKVIRSNPVTIEVVKSNTARGSQSQSQAGPQGGYPPSRAQRQSSQSDDMEAVLKNGEDVNEKLRKNIFVKVDVDKTTLYEGEQLTATYKLYTRLPTNSSVTKVPAFKGFSAKDIELPNPPQASEEVINGARFRVFTIRKTLLFPLQSGTLELDPVEVDNHVKLVKLVKNNNKRQRDPFADIFNDPAFRDPFDDPFFDDFFNRPEVSYEDVPYKIQTAPVRVTVKPLPVDNRPASFAGAVGKFNMTAAIDKNNLTTDDALTLKVVISGQGNVNLLNGPKVDVPAGFEKYDPKVTDNIEKNSNPLSGTRQFEYVLMPQEAGDQVIPPVEFSYFDPASNTYKSVRSAAFTVHVAPGKQTKREKEDFSVNKNTITSNYTGVLNWVKQGRFLLVSPLFYILLLLPVIALIAAIIFYRRKNYQQNNAAFLKHRYANKVALKRLELAARYLKEGKDKAFYEETSRAIWGYLSNKLHVPFADLSKQLIQDKLTQQQVDEQYTAKLFTLLDDCEMALYTPMHNNDKMQDTYRQAVEVISHLEDELQRAKTVA; this comes from the coding sequence ATGAATGTCACTACTGTTAGTATAAGGAAGTTTGTATTATCCCTGTTCTTTTGTCTGGGCGCAATCACGTGTCTGCAGGCACAGGAATTCAGGTTCACTACCACTGTCAGCAGTGACAGGGTAGCACTGGACGAACCGTTCCAGATACAGTTCATGCTGGAAAATGCACCCAATGTTACCAGCTTTTCTCCTCCTGCATTCAACGATTTTGAAATTTTGCAGGGTCCATCACAGATGCAGGGGCAGTCTATCATGAACGGACGTCGTTCTGAATATATCGCGCTCATCTATGTCATCCAGGCAAGAAAGGTAGGCAACTTCACCCTTCCCGGCGCAACCGCGCGTTCTGATGGAAAGGTGATACGTTCCAACCCGGTTACCATAGAAGTAGTAAAATCCAATACAGCCCGTGGTAGCCAAAGCCAGTCGCAAGCCGGACCTCAGGGAGGATATCCGCCATCCCGGGCGCAGCGCCAGTCATCGCAATCAGATGATATGGAAGCCGTGCTCAAAAATGGGGAAGATGTCAACGAAAAACTCCGTAAGAACATTTTTGTAAAGGTGGATGTAGATAAAACCACCTTGTATGAAGGAGAACAACTCACGGCTACCTATAAATTGTATACCCGGCTCCCCACCAACTCCAGCGTAACAAAAGTGCCGGCCTTCAAGGGGTTTTCTGCTAAAGATATAGAGTTACCAAACCCACCGCAGGCTTCCGAGGAAGTTATAAATGGCGCACGCTTCAGGGTATTTACCATCCGTAAAACATTACTCTTCCCGTTGCAGTCAGGAACCCTGGAACTGGATCCGGTGGAAGTAGACAACCATGTAAAACTGGTTAAACTTGTCAAGAACAATAACAAACGCCAGAGAGATCCGTTCGCAGATATCTTTAATGACCCTGCTTTCAGAGACCCGTTTGATGACCCTTTCTTTGACGACTTCTTCAATCGTCCGGAAGTGTCATACGAGGATGTTCCTTATAAGATACAGACAGCGCCAGTAAGGGTAACTGTTAAACCTCTACCGGTTGACAACCGTCCGGCGAGTTTTGCTGGTGCAGTTGGTAAATTCAATATGACAGCCGCCATTGACAAAAATAACCTGACCACTGATGATGCGCTCACGCTGAAAGTAGTGATATCCGGCCAGGGAAATGTCAATCTCCTGAACGGGCCGAAGGTGGACGTGCCTGCTGGTTTTGAAAAATACGATCCAAAGGTGACTGACAATATTGAAAAAAACAGCAATCCGTTGTCAGGCACCCGCCAGTTTGAATACGTACTGATGCCACAGGAAGCAGGGGACCAGGTCATTCCGCCAGTGGAATTCTCCTATTTCGATCCGGCATCCAATACTTATAAATCTGTTCGCTCAGCAGCCTTTACTGTTCATGTTGCTCCTGGTAAACAAACCAAACGCGAAAAAGAAGACTTCAGCGTCAATAAAAATACAATCACATCCAATTATACAGGTGTACTGAACTGGGTAAAACAAGGCAGATTCCTGCTGGTAAGTCCACTGTTCTACATCCTGTTATTACTGCCGGTAATAGCCCTCATAGCGGCAATCATCTTCTATCGCAGAAAGAATTATCAGCAGAACAACGCTGCCTTCCTTAAACATCGTTATGCTAATAAAGTAGCACTCAAACGTCTCGAACTGGCAGCCCGCTATCTGAAAGAAGGGAAGGACAAGGCCTTTTATGAGGAAACATCCAGGGCCATCTGGGGTTATCTGAGTAATAAGTTGCATGTACCTTTTGCAGACCTCAGCAAACAGCTGATACAGGACAAACTTACGCAACAACAGGTAGACGAGCAATATACCGCCAAGTTGTTTACCCTGTTGGATGATTGTGAAATGGCATTGTATACGCCGATGCATAACAATGATAAAATGCAGGATACCTATAGGCAGGCTGTTGAAGTCATCAGCCACCTGGAAGATGAATTACAGCGCGCAAAAACGGTGGCGTAA
- a CDS encoding SH3 domain-containing protein, whose amino-acid sequence MRTIFTTICAFLLLCNVAGAAPAPQQQFEKANELFRQKQYTEAANMYQGLIDEGFSQPELYLNAGNAWYKANKTGQAIYNYEKALAKDPFNKSAAHNLSVANQRVEGYVNDLPLLFFQQWWLQLLHFHTPDGWATGIIILFWLFIAGIIALLIAPSFKQRLVKWGTGAVLILFLLYLTVGISAYVSANTHNEGIIMGAAVKVKSAPDNDSKDLFELHEGVKVAVVDATQEFCKISLPDGKTGWLACAEIKRL is encoded by the coding sequence ATGAGAACAATATTCACCACTATATGTGCCTTTTTACTGCTTTGCAATGTGGCAGGAGCTGCTCCGGCACCACAGCAGCAGTTTGAAAAAGCCAATGAACTTTTCAGACAGAAACAATATACCGAGGCGGCGAACATGTACCAGGGCCTGATCGACGAGGGATTCAGTCAGCCTGAATTATACCTCAATGCAGGCAATGCATGGTATAAAGCCAATAAAACCGGGCAGGCCATCTACAACTACGAAAAAGCACTCGCAAAAGATCCGTTCAACAAATCTGCTGCACACAACCTGTCTGTTGCTAACCAACGGGTGGAAGGGTATGTGAATGATCTTCCGCTGCTGTTCTTTCAGCAATGGTGGTTACAGTTATTGCATTTCCACACTCCGGACGGATGGGCAACAGGCATTATCATACTTTTCTGGCTTTTCATTGCAGGTATTATCGCCCTGCTGATAGCGCCATCATTTAAACAAAGGTTAGTGAAATGGGGAACAGGAGCTGTCCTTATTTTATTCTTGCTATATCTTACTGTTGGCATAAGTGCTTATGTGTCAGCCAATACACACAATGAAGGTATCATTATGGGCGCTGCGGTGAAAGTGAAATCCGCCCCTGATAACGATAGTAAAGATCTGTTTGAACTGCATGAAGGCGTAAAAGTAGCCGTAGTCGATGCTACCCAGGAATTCTGTAAGATATCGCTGCCGGATGGCAAGACCGGCTGGCTGGCTTGTGCAGAGATAAAGAGGTTGTAG
- a CDS encoding LytR/AlgR family response regulator transcription factor: MRTIIVDDEKLSRSVLKLLLEKHCPAVNIVAVCADGISALEAIEKYQPDLLFLDIEMPGLNGFEVLKACKDAHFSIIVTTSHDHYALEAIRHNALDYLLKPIIREDLAEAVDKAAARQWKRGQPDAKPDISLLEVLHQHLYPGERLALPSPEGLRMLQVKDILYCVADGETTLVHLLNTPEPSLICRTLKDVEVQLKNKGFFRVHHSYMVNLNYMDRYIKGDGGDIIMRDGSCIPVSRQRKQEFMERIEKL, translated from the coding sequence ATGCGCACCATTATCGTGGATGATGAGAAGCTCAGTAGAAGCGTTTTGAAGCTTCTGCTTGAGAAGCATTGCCCTGCAGTCAATATAGTGGCGGTTTGCGCAGACGGGATCTCTGCATTAGAGGCAATTGAGAAGTATCAGCCAGACTTACTTTTCCTGGACATCGAGATGCCGGGGCTAAATGGATTTGAGGTACTGAAAGCGTGTAAAGACGCCCATTTTTCTATTATCGTGACCACTTCACATGATCATTATGCACTGGAAGCAATCAGGCATAATGCGCTGGACTATTTGCTGAAACCCATTATCAGGGAAGACCTGGCAGAGGCTGTTGACAAGGCTGCTGCCCGCCAGTGGAAAAGAGGACAGCCGGATGCAAAGCCGGATATTTCCCTGTTGGAGGTACTCCATCAGCACCTCTATCCCGGGGAAAGACTGGCCCTGCCAAGTCCTGAGGGACTCAGAATGCTGCAGGTAAAGGATATTTTGTATTGTGTGGCGGATGGAGAAACCACCCTGGTACATCTCTTAAACACACCGGAACCCTCCCTGATATGCCGAACGCTCAAAGATGTGGAAGTACAACTGAAGAACAAGGGATTCTTCAGGGTACACCATAGCTATATGGTCAATCTTAATTATATGGACCGTTATATTAAGGGAGACGGAGGGGATATTATAATGAGAGATGGCAGCTGTATACCAGTATCCCGTCAGCGGAAACAGGAATTTATGGAAAGGATTGAAAAGCTTTAA
- a CDS encoding sensor histidine kinase: protein MITICCVFYLRERRIRQASTREISRQQQLIHLEMHAFQAQMDPHFIFNSLNAIHHYILTTSTDQASLYLTRFARLMRLIIRNCNKEWVNLEEDIEALELYLQLEQLRFGAQFEYQLDVGPDVFQQVTFVPPLIIQPYIQDAIWKRILLRPAKSGGCLNIRISRENELLYVRIEDNGISQNAPGEDVTLSRGITIAAERLNVIKERYNMNTGITEQSLYNDLQQPSGHVVIIKMQQAATREGVM from the coding sequence TTGATTACGATCTGCTGTGTGTTCTATCTCCGCGAGAGGCGCATCAGACAGGCATCAACACGAGAGATAAGCAGGCAACAGCAGCTGATACACCTGGAAATGCATGCATTCCAGGCGCAAATGGATCCCCATTTCATTTTTAACAGTCTGAATGCCATACACCACTACATCCTTACTACCAGTACAGATCAGGCTTCCCTCTACCTCACCCGGTTTGCCCGGTTGATGCGGCTCATCATACGTAATTGTAACAAAGAATGGGTTAACCTCGAGGAAGATATAGAGGCACTGGAGCTCTACCTTCAGCTGGAGCAGCTACGTTTTGGCGCCCAGTTCGAATATCAGCTGGATGTAGGTCCCGATGTGTTTCAGCAGGTTACTTTTGTGCCTCCGCTTATTATTCAGCCATATATTCAGGATGCCATCTGGAAGCGTATACTGCTCCGGCCAGCCAAAAGCGGCGGCTGTCTCAACATCAGGATCAGCCGTGAAAATGAATTGCTCTATGTCCGCATTGAAGACAACGGGATCAGTCAGAATGCGCCTGGAGAAGATGTGACGCTCTCCCGTGGTATAACCATTGCTGCTGAAAGACTGAACGTCATCAAAGAGCGGTACAATATGAATACCGGCATTACAGAACAGTCACTTTATAATGATCTGCAACAACCCAGTGGCCACGTTGTTATAATTAAAATGCAGCAGGCAGCTACCAGAGAAGGCGTAATGTAA
- a CDS encoding response regulator transcription factor, translating into MKEATKASILLVEDEENLQEALKLNLELEGYEVTAVDNGTAALKAVKNEYFDLIILDIMLPEMDGIAVCENIRIQNNEVPILFLSAKNSSADRVLGLKKGGDDYMTKPFNLEELLLRVEKLIVKNKRIQDKDSVSTVYHFGNNEIDFAAQECIGKDGKHYELSKKETMLLKLLIENKGEVVTREKILQVVWGYNVYPTTRTIDNFILNFRKYFEEDSRNSRYFHSVRGVGYKFTE; encoded by the coding sequence ATGAAGGAAGCTACTAAAGCATCCATACTACTGGTAGAGGACGAAGAGAACCTCCAGGAAGCGCTGAAGCTCAACCTGGAACTGGAGGGATATGAAGTAACGGCTGTAGATAATGGCACCGCTGCTTTGAAGGCGGTAAAAAACGAATATTTTGATCTGATCATCCTGGATATAATGTTGCCGGAAATGGACGGTATTGCTGTTTGTGAGAATATCCGTATCCAGAATAATGAAGTACCTATCCTTTTCCTCAGCGCCAAGAATAGTAGCGCAGACCGCGTACTGGGCCTGAAAAAAGGTGGAGATGATTATATGACTAAGCCTTTTAACCTCGAAGAGCTGTTGCTGCGGGTTGAAAAGCTGATCGTTAAAAACAAACGCATACAGGATAAAGACAGTGTATCAACCGTATACCACTTTGGCAATAATGAAATTGATTTTGCTGCCCAGGAATGTATCGGTAAAGATGGTAAACACTATGAACTGAGCAAAAAGGAAACGATGCTCCTGAAGCTGCTCATAGAGAATAAAGGAGAAGTCGTAACCCGCGAAAAGATCCTTCAGGTGGTTTGGGGATACAACGTCTACCCTACTACCCGTACTATTGACAACTTTATATTGAACTTTCGTAAGTATTTTGAAGAAGATAGCCGGAATTCCCGGTATTTCCACTCTGTAAGAGGTGTGGGATATAAGTTTACTGAATAG
- a CDS encoding sensor histidine kinase: MKKLFRNMQEGRAISFIYLFVLAYTILALVWWGVLLFNQSEQITRFEIQNLVLRTDSIAHPQEYHQELQRIQTTEERRSVMFFGEGLIFLAIILLGGFFVYRAIWKQMRLSQQQQNFLMAVTHELKSPIAAAKLNLETLRKHKLDEDKRLKLLDNTIRETNRLDQLCNNILLASQMESQRYQLFREDLDYTSLLENGVKEMQSRISTHTIQAHILPDVWINGDKFMLQILLSNLVENAVKYAPRNTTINVSLEICNNNLLKLKVADEGPGIPADERERIFLKFYRIGNENTRKAKGSGLGLFLCRKIVQQHGGTIVVKDNVPAGASFEITWPVYSIQRV, from the coding sequence ATGAAAAAGCTATTCCGTAATATGCAGGAAGGGAGGGCCATCTCCTTTATCTATCTCTTTGTACTGGCATATACCATTCTCGCACTGGTATGGTGGGGTGTGTTACTGTTCAATCAAAGTGAACAGATCACCCGGTTTGAGATACAGAACCTCGTTTTACGTACTGACAGTATTGCACATCCGCAGGAATATCACCAGGAGCTGCAACGTATACAAACGACAGAAGAGAGACGTTCTGTCATGTTCTTTGGTGAAGGACTTATTTTTCTTGCTATAATTTTATTAGGTGGATTCTTTGTTTACCGGGCTATCTGGAAGCAAATGCGGCTCTCGCAGCAGCAGCAGAATTTCCTGATGGCGGTGACACATGAATTGAAATCGCCTATCGCTGCTGCCAAACTGAATCTTGAAACGCTCCGCAAACATAAGCTGGATGAGGACAAACGCTTGAAACTGCTGGACAATACCATCCGGGAAACAAACCGTCTGGACCAGCTTTGTAATAATATCCTCCTTGCTTCCCAGATGGAATCACAGCGCTATCAACTGTTCAGGGAAGACTTAGATTACACTTCATTACTGGAAAACGGGGTGAAGGAAATGCAGTCCCGCATCTCAACACATACGATACAGGCACATATTTTGCCTGATGTGTGGATTAATGGGGATAAATTCATGCTGCAGATATTACTGAGCAACCTCGTAGAGAATGCCGTGAAATACGCTCCCAGGAATACCACTATTAACGTAAGCCTGGAGATATGCAATAACAACCTGTTAAAGCTGAAAGTAGCGGATGAAGGTCCCGGTATACCAGCAGATGAACGGGAAAGGATATTCCTGAAGTTTTATCGTATAGGCAATGAAAATACGCGTAAGGCAAAAGGGTCCGGCCTCGGGCTGTTTCTGTGCCGAAAGATCGTACAGCAGCATGGAGGGACGATTGTCGTGAAAGATAATGTGCCTGCCGGCGCCAGTTTTGAAATAACCTGGCCGGTATATTCCATCCAAAGAGTGTAA
- a CDS encoding gliding motility lipoprotein GldH: MNRLCRMMVAAGMLLAAASCQPLKMDTYEKNLDIPGHEWAYANKPVFEVTVQPQDTAYLYNIYVNIRHKDSYPYSNIWLLVNTQFPGDKPVAQRVELPLADMSGKWLGSGLDDIYEHRIPIQQNAILNKPGVYKFTFEQNMRQNPLPDVMNVGLRIEKAGLRKDEKAIP, translated from the coding sequence ATGAATAGACTCTGCCGGATGATGGTGGCCGCAGGAATGTTGTTAGCAGCAGCCTCCTGTCAGCCCCTGAAAATGGACACCTATGAAAAGAACCTGGATATCCCGGGGCATGAGTGGGCTTATGCTAACAAGCCCGTTTTTGAGGTTACCGTGCAGCCTCAGGATACAGCATATCTTTATAACATTTATGTGAATATCAGGCACAAGGACTCCTACCCTTATAGTAACATCTGGCTGCTGGTCAATACGCAGTTTCCCGGAGACAAACCAGTTGCACAGCGGGTAGAACTACCGCTGGCCGACATGTCGGGAAAATGGCTGGGCAGTGGACTGGATGATATTTACGAACACAGGATTCCTATTCAGCAGAATGCTATTCTGAATAAGCCAGGAGTCTACAAGTTTACTTTTGAACAAAATATGCGGCAAAATCCGTTGCCCGATGTGATGAATGTAGGCCTGCGGATTGAGAAAGCCGGGTTGAGAAAAGATGAAAAAGCTATTCCGTAA
- a CDS encoding YicC/YloC family endoribonuclease — MLKSMTGFGRAEITKGETTIIVEVKSLNGKQFEVNLKLSPLLKPYEFDIRNVLQQALLRGTLDATINIRQNGATRPVVINTDLAKYYYHSITALATELNLPQEDMLNVLMKLPEVVSPATEQISEGEWLEVDTAIRQAVADLDAHRLDEGKMLSADLLLRIENIGTYCAKVRELDPLRKERVRQRLEGLLAEHVGKENVDENRLEQELIFYLEKLDISEELVRLENHCRYFKEILADVDPSKGKKLGFVLQEVGREINTTGSKANDASIQQWVVLMKDELEKAKEQVLNVL; from the coding sequence ATGCTGAAATCAATGACCGGCTTCGGAAGGGCGGAAATTACCAAAGGAGAAACTACGATAATTGTAGAGGTGAAATCGCTCAATGGTAAGCAGTTTGAGGTAAACCTGAAACTTTCCCCACTGTTAAAGCCTTATGAGTTTGATATCCGTAACGTACTGCAGCAGGCATTGTTGCGTGGTACACTGGATGCTACAATCAACATCCGGCAGAATGGAGCTACCCGCCCGGTAGTGATCAATACTGACCTGGCGAAGTACTATTATCATTCAATTACAGCGCTGGCTACAGAGCTGAACCTGCCACAGGAAGACATGCTGAATGTGCTGATGAAATTGCCGGAAGTGGTATCACCAGCGACGGAACAGATTTCAGAGGGAGAATGGCTGGAAGTTGATACAGCGATCAGACAGGCAGTTGCTGACCTGGACGCACACCGTCTGGACGAAGGCAAGATGCTGTCCGCGGATCTGTTACTCCGTATAGAGAATATCGGGACCTACTGTGCGAAAGTACGCGAGCTGGACCCACTACGTAAGGAAAGGGTGCGTCAGCGTCTGGAAGGACTGCTGGCTGAACATGTAGGTAAAGAGAACGTAGATGAGAACCGTCTCGAACAGGAACTGATTTTCTATTTAGAGAAACTGGATATTTCTGAAGAACTGGTACGACTGGAGAATCACTGTCGTTATTTCAAGGAGATCCTGGCAGATGTGGATCCGTCTAAAGGTAAGAAACTGGGATTTGTGCTGCAGGAAGTGGGACGGGAGATCAATACGACCGGCTCCAAAGCGAATGATGCAAGTATCCAGCAATGGGTGGTACTGATGAAGGATGAACTGGAAAAGGCAAAGGAACAGGTGTTGAACGTTTTGTAA